The proteins below are encoded in one region of Pseudomonadota bacterium:
- a CDS encoding YbjN domain-containing protein, with protein MSLADLELDRLVHPVDVVEQLASLNEWAFERSSDHEITISVEGSWSPYHVSFSWMEENEALHLACGFDLKVPTTRLAEVTKLLALVNEQLWLGHFDLWREQSAIIFRATLLLSGGADANSQQCACMLEAAVDTCERYYEAFQYVVWAGKNAQDALSDALFETAGEA; from the coding sequence ATGTCGCTTGCCGATCTCGAGCTTGATCGCTTGGTTCACCCTGTTGATGTGGTGGAACAGCTTGCTTCTCTTAACGAGTGGGCATTTGAGCGTTCGAGCGATCACGAAATCACCATCTCCGTTGAGGGATCGTGGTCCCCTTACCACGTGTCGTTCTCTTGGATGGAAGAGAACGAGGCCTTGCACCTCGCGTGTGGTTTCGACCTTAAGGTGCCAACAACCCGGCTGGCTGAGGTCACAAAGCTGCTCGCGCTGGTTAATGAACAGCTGTGGCTTGGCCACTTTGATCTTTGGCGTGAACAATCAGCAATTATTTTCCGGGCAACCCTTTTGCTCAGCGGTGGGGCAGATGCAAATTCCCAGCAATGCGCCTGCATGCTGGAGGCTGCAGTTGATACCTGCGAACGGTACTACGAGGCCTTTCAATATGTCGTCTGGGCTGGAAAAAACGCGCAAGACGCCCTTTCCGACGCTCTGTTTGAGACGGCTGGCGAGGCCTAG
- a CDS encoding accessory factor UbiK family protein, translating into MTGPNNRLLDDLGRLMTDAAGLADGVRREVETVARGQMERALATMDLAREEDIETLRDMLTTLREENVELAKRVDALEAKLSEKAG; encoded by the coding sequence ATGACAGGACCCAACAACCGACTGCTCGACGATCTTGGCCGCCTGATGACAGATGCGGCAGGGCTGGCTGACGGCGTGCGCCGCGAGGTTGAAACTGTCGCGCGGGGTCAGATGGAGCGGGCTCTGGCGACGATGGATCTCGCTCGCGAAGAAGACATTGAGACACTTCGCGATATGCTGACGACCCTGCGCGAAGAAAACGTGGAACTTGCCAAACGCGTTGACGCGCTTGAAGCGAAACTAAGCGAAAAAGCAGGTTAA
- the lgt gene encoding prolipoprotein diacylglyceryl transferase, whose protein sequence is MSLTTLPAIAFPVIDPVLIQIGPLAIRWYALAYIAGLVGGWWYVRRLVRRPSLWAKSAAPYTPADIDDFLTWATLGVIIGGRLGYVLFYEPDRFLAEPAAILYVWQGGMAFHGGLLGVIVAMIAFAHNRGQSALSLFDVIGAAAPIGLFFGRIANFINAELWGRPTDLPWGMVFPTADEQPRHPSQLYQAFGEGLVLFAICAVAIALGGLKKPGLVGGLFTAGYGSARFLAEYVRAFDPQIGLLFGVLTMGQLLSLPMIAVGLLMIASAQRRTSHEPA, encoded by the coding sequence CTGTCCCTTACGACCTTACCCGCGATCGCATTTCCGGTCATTGACCCAGTTCTGATCCAAATTGGTCCCCTCGCCATTCGTTGGTACGCCCTGGCCTATATTGCAGGCCTTGTTGGCGGGTGGTGGTATGTGCGCCGTTTGGTGCGGCGGCCGTCTTTATGGGCCAAATCAGCCGCACCCTACACGCCGGCGGATATCGATGACTTCCTGACTTGGGCAACGCTCGGGGTCATTATCGGCGGACGGCTTGGTTACGTGTTGTTTTACGAGCCCGACCGGTTCCTCGCCGAGCCCGCCGCCATTTTATATGTCTGGCAAGGTGGAATGGCGTTCCATGGCGGTCTGCTGGGCGTGATCGTTGCGATGATCGCCTTCGCGCACAACCGGGGCCAAAGCGCGCTGAGCCTGTTTGATGTCATCGGGGCGGCAGCGCCGATTGGCCTGTTCTTTGGACGCATCGCCAATTTCATCAACGCGGAACTATGGGGCCGTCCGACCGACCTGCCTTGGGGGATGGTATTTCCGACCGCAGACGAGCAGCCGCGCCATCCTAGCCAGCTTTATCAAGCGTTTGGGGAAGGGTTGGTGCTGTTTGCTATTTGTGCCGTCGCCATCGCGCTTGGCGGTCTCAAGAAGCCCGGTCTTGTCGGCGGCCTGTTTACCGCAGGGTATGGCTCCGCCCGATTTCTTGCCGAATACGTGCGGGCGTTTGACCCGCAAATCGGGTTGCTGTTCGGCGTGCTTACGATGGGACAGCTACTGTCACTGCCAATGATAGCGGTTGGGCTACTCATGATTGCATCAGCCCAACGCCGCACCTCCCATGAACCCGCTTGA
- a CDS encoding SAM-dependent methyltransferase translates to MNPLDALISTEIETTGPITVGRYMQLCLSHPKYGYYTSKQPLGAQGDFTTAPEISQLFGELVGVWLVTVWRALGQPSPFALVELGPGRGTLMADILRAVAVDRAFTDGCKVHLVELSKPLRDLQSKTLQSSSIAPTFHSDIASLPKLPTLFVANEFFDALPTNQWVRTDRGWNARKIGLDADNKLTFGVDPTPLPAPPKLIRENAALGTIVEHSPAQDTIMGMMADRIVRYGGAALITDYGSLSTGFGDTLQAVRMHRPADPLDDPGASDLTTQTDFGHLRSKAIDAGVRTTAWSAQGDFLIAMGLLERAGVLGANAGPEERDAISAAVERLASDAAMGKLFKAMALASKEIHLPGLIVVND, encoded by the coding sequence ATGAACCCGCTTGATGCACTCATCAGCACAGAGATTGAAACGACCGGGCCGATAACGGTCGGCCGATACATGCAGCTTTGCTTAAGCCACCCCAAGTATGGCTACTACACAAGCAAGCAGCCGCTCGGGGCACAAGGCGATTTCACCACCGCACCTGAGATCAGCCAGCTGTTCGGGGAGCTGGTGGGCGTTTGGCTTGTCACCGTCTGGCGCGCACTCGGCCAGCCAAGTCCGTTTGCATTGGTCGAGTTGGGACCGGGTCGCGGAACACTGATGGCCGATATCCTTCGGGCGGTAGCGGTCGACCGCGCATTTACTGATGGTTGCAAGGTCCACCTGGTCGAACTGAGCAAACCCCTTCGCGACCTTCAGTCCAAAACACTGCAAAGCTCTTCGATCGCGCCCACATTCCACAGCGACATCGCTTCACTTCCCAAGCTGCCAACTCTCTTCGTGGCAAACGAGTTTTTCGATGCCCTGCCGACCAACCAGTGGGTGCGAACAGACAGGGGCTGGAATGCCAGAAAGATCGGCCTGGACGCGGACAACAAGCTTACCTTCGGTGTTGATCCAACGCCGTTGCCAGCCCCACCAAAGCTCATTCGAGAAAACGCGGCGCTTGGTACGATCGTCGAACACAGCCCGGCGCAAGACACTATCATGGGTATGATGGCAGATCGCATCGTCCGCTACGGGGGGGCCGCTCTGATCACCGATTATGGCAGCTTGAGCACCGGTTTCGGGGACACGCTGCAAGCCGTCCGAATGCATCGACCTGCTGATCCGCTAGACGATCCTGGAGCATCTGATCTGACAACCCAAACCGACTTCGGCCATTTGCGCAGCAAGGCGATTGATGCTGGCGTTCGAACGACAGCTTGGTCCGCCCAAGGGGACTTCCTGATCGCGATGGGACTTTTGGAACGGGCGGGGGTGCTGGGCGCCAACGCCGGCCCCGAGGAGCGCGACGCCATAAGCGCTGCGGTGGAGCGGCTTGCATCGGATGCGGCGATGGGCAAGCTATTCAAGGCCATGGCCCTCGCCAGCAAAGAAATCCACTTACCTGGCCTTATTGTTGTCAACGACTAA
- the pgeF gene encoding peptidoglycan editing factor PgeF: protein MNATPPYLTAPTFEPIQGVRHAFFTRQGGVSDGLYASLNGGIGSNDRRSKVLENRERMKAALGGEALLTVYQHHSTTSIRTAAAWEAGCAPRADAIVTAKPGLVVCALAADCGPVLFADPHAKVVAAAHAGWKGALDGVLEATLEAMEAEGATRDRIIAVLGPCISRNAYEVGPEFKARFVSANIANDRFFEPSQRANHSMFDLPAYILARLQAAGVAASTLDRCTYGEPDLFYSYRRSTHQREPDYGRLVSAIMLT from the coding sequence ATGAACGCGACTCCGCCATATCTGACCGCGCCTACCTTCGAGCCAATCCAGGGGGTTCGGCACGCCTTCTTCACGCGGCAAGGCGGAGTTTCGGATGGACTTTACGCAAGCTTGAACGGCGGCATCGGTTCAAACGATCGACGAAGCAAAGTCTTGGAAAACCGAGAGCGCATGAAAGCAGCTTTGGGCGGCGAGGCGCTGCTTACAGTCTATCAGCACCACAGCACGACCAGCATACGGACCGCTGCGGCGTGGGAAGCGGGATGCGCACCGCGCGCGGACGCCATCGTGACCGCAAAACCTGGACTTGTCGTCTGCGCTCTGGCGGCCGATTGCGGCCCAGTGTTGTTTGCCGACCCCCATGCAAAAGTTGTCGCGGCCGCTCATGCCGGTTGGAAAGGCGCCCTTGATGGGGTGTTGGAAGCAACTCTCGAAGCGATGGAAGCGGAGGGGGCAACACGAGATCGGATCATCGCCGTACTTGGTCCATGCATCAGCCGGAACGCCTACGAGGTCGGGCCGGAGTTCAAAGCGCGTTTTGTGAGCGCGAATATCGCGAATGACCGGTTTTTTGAACCGTCGCAGCGCGCGAACCATTCCATGTTTGATCTGCCCGCCTACATCCTCGCGCGACTGCAAGCAGCTGGCGTAGCAGCTTCAACGCTGGACCGATGCACGTATGGCGAACCTGACCTGTTCTACAGCTACAGACGCTCCACCCATCAACGCGAACCCGATTACGGCCGGCTGGTTAGCGCCATCATGTTGACATAG
- a CDS encoding ribose-phosphate pyrophosphokinase, translating to MKLVSGNSNLPLSHAIANYLDASLCKADVRRFADLEIFVEIEENVRGEDVFVLQSTSFPANDNLMELLILIDALRRSSAKRITAVIPYFGYARQDRRTAGRTPISAKLVANLITEAGADRVLTLDLHAGQIQGFFDIPTDNLFAEPVISRDVMDNYIANGPVAVVSPDVGGVVRARAIAKRIDAPLAIVDKRRDRPGESEVMNVIGDVQGKCCLLVDDIVDSGGTLCNAADALLGMGATQVSAYITHGVLSGGAVARVSGSNLKELVITDSIVTTEAIKTAHNIRVITVAGLLGEAINRTALEKSVSSLFS from the coding sequence ATGAAACTTGTATCTGGCAACTCAAACTTGCCCCTGTCGCACGCTATTGCCAACTATTTGGATGCATCGCTTTGCAAAGCGGACGTCAGACGCTTCGCAGACCTCGAGATTTTCGTCGAGATCGAGGAGAACGTTCGCGGCGAAGACGTCTTTGTGCTCCAGTCGACCAGTTTCCCGGCAAACGACAACCTGATGGAGTTGCTGATCCTAATCGACGCGCTTCGTCGATCCTCGGCCAAACGGATTACCGCCGTCATCCCCTATTTCGGTTATGCCCGGCAAGATCGACGGACGGCGGGCCGAACACCAATATCCGCCAAACTCGTCGCCAACCTGATCACCGAAGCCGGCGCCGATCGTGTGCTGACGCTCGATTTGCATGCCGGGCAAATTCAGGGCTTTTTCGACATACCCACCGATAATCTTTTTGCCGAACCTGTCATCTCCAGGGACGTCATGGACAACTATATCGCCAACGGTCCGGTCGCCGTGGTTTCGCCCGACGTCGGCGGGGTTGTTCGCGCCCGTGCGATCGCCAAACGGATCGACGCACCACTGGCTATTGTCGATAAACGCCGGGATCGCCCCGGCGAGTCGGAGGTCATGAACGTTATCGGAGACGTGCAGGGCAAGTGCTGCTTACTGGTTGATGACATCGTCGATTCAGGCGGTACGCTGTGCAATGCGGCCGATGCCTTGCTGGGAATGGGTGCCACACAAGTATCAGCGTACATCACTCATGGCGTTTTGTCGGGCGGTGCCGTGGCCCGGGTCTCCGGCTCCAATCTGAAGGAGTTGGTCATTACCGATAGCATCGTGACAACCGAGGCGATCAAGACGGCCCACAACATCCGGGTGATCACAGTCGCGGGCCTGCTTGGGGAAGCAATCAACCGGACGGCTTTGGAAAAGTCTGTTTCCAGCCTTTTTTCCTAG
- the chrA gene encoding chromate efflux transporter, which produces MTDATVSTPEVPNITTSEITRTFARVGLLSFGGPAAQIALMHRVIVDEKKWLNDERFLHALNYCMVLPGPEAMQLATYIGWLTGGVRGGLVAGALFVLPGFFVLVALATLYITLSDVPAVEGLLFGLQSAVLVLVVQALLKLSQKTLTSPLSVALAVAAFIGLYVFDLPFPLVIALAAGLGVAVWGRGEPQGKGVSPAVEKDQQAASMRAAAICAGLWLAPVLGLVALAGAQSIWAQQALFFSWTAIITFGGAYAVLAYITQVVVQDFAWLSTAEMVTGLGLAETTPGPLILVLVFVGFVSAANAGLAIDPVLAGLLGACVTLWVTFMPCFVWIFLGAPFVERSREIVWLKNALRGVTSAVVGVIASLGVWFALQVLFAEVATVSFGPMSLPAPDLSTLNALALAIVSLAAVLLFGLRVQLLTTIALCGFAGVVARLLF; this is translated from the coding sequence ATGACTGATGCAACGGTAAGTACTCCCGAAGTTCCCAACATCACCACGAGCGAGATCACCCGCACCTTTGCGCGTGTGGGCTTGCTCTCGTTTGGAGGGCCCGCCGCGCAGATCGCTTTGATGCATCGTGTCATCGTTGACGAAAAGAAGTGGCTCAATGATGAGCGTTTCCTGCATGCCTTGAATTACTGCATGGTTTTGCCTGGCCCAGAGGCTATGCAGCTCGCAACCTATATCGGTTGGCTGACTGGCGGGGTGCGGGGCGGCTTGGTCGCGGGCGCCTTGTTTGTCCTGCCGGGTTTCTTTGTGCTTGTGGCCTTGGCTACGCTCTACATCACGCTTAGCGATGTCCCTGCCGTTGAAGGTCTGCTTTTTGGGCTTCAGTCGGCTGTTCTGGTTCTTGTCGTCCAAGCGCTTTTGAAACTGTCGCAGAAAACTCTGACGTCTCCACTCTCCGTTGCCTTAGCTGTTGCCGCTTTTATCGGCTTGTACGTCTTCGACTTGCCGTTTCCACTCGTTATCGCTTTGGCTGCCGGTTTGGGGGTCGCGGTTTGGGGGCGTGGCGAACCTCAAGGCAAGGGCGTTTCACCTGCGGTTGAAAAGGATCAGCAAGCGGCGTCGATGCGTGCGGCGGCGATTTGCGCAGGCTTATGGCTTGCTCCTGTTTTGGGTTTGGTCGCCCTTGCGGGCGCTCAGTCCATCTGGGCGCAACAGGCCTTGTTCTTCTCGTGGACAGCTATCATTACCTTTGGCGGTGCGTACGCCGTGCTTGCCTACATCACACAGGTCGTGGTGCAGGATTTTGCTTGGTTGTCGACGGCTGAAATGGTCACCGGGCTGGGTCTCGCCGAAACGACGCCCGGACCCTTGATCCTCGTGTTGGTTTTCGTCGGCTTTGTCTCTGCCGCAAATGCAGGTTTAGCCATTGACCCCGTCCTTGCCGGACTACTTGGCGCATGTGTGACCCTATGGGTGACATTCATGCCGTGTTTCGTCTGGATTTTTCTTGGTGCGCCCTTTGTTGAGCGTTCACGGGAGATTGTCTGGCTTAAGAATGCCCTCCGCGGGGTCACGTCTGCTGTGGTTGGCGTCATCGCATCACTGGGCGTTTGGTTTGCCTTGCAAGTCCTGTTCGCAGAGGTTGCGACGGTATCGTTCGGGCCGATGAGCTTGCCTGCACCTGACTTGAGCACTCTCAATGCTCTTGCGCTTGCAATAGTGAGCCTCGCTGCTGTGCTTCTGTTTGGTTTACGGGTGCAGCTGCTGACGACCATTGCTCTTTGCGGTTTTGCCGGTGTTGTTGCCCGTCTGCTTTTCTAG
- a CDS encoding 50S ribosomal protein L25/general stress protein Ctc, giving the protein MRESYELAGTRRERVGKGAARALRREAQLPAVIYGDKKDPIPVALPYKEVNLLIHGGGFMTTVGTINVDGEQHQVIAKDYQLDPVRDFPMHVDFLRVAKGAVLTVNVPVHFLNEETSVGLKAGGVLNVVRHEVELNCPANAIPEFLELDLETAELGDTLNISNITLPDGAEPTITDRDFVIATIASPAGLKSEDDDAEGAEDDGAEASEDSAEE; this is encoded by the coding sequence ATGCGTGAGAGCTACGAATTGGCTGGCACGCGGCGCGAACGGGTCGGCAAGGGAGCCGCCCGTGCATTGCGACGCGAGGCTCAGCTACCAGCCGTCATTTACGGTGACAAGAAAGACCCGATTCCCGTTGCCCTGCCCTATAAGGAAGTGAATCTGCTGATACATGGCGGCGGCTTCATGACCACGGTCGGGACCATCAATGTTGATGGAGAGCAGCATCAGGTTATCGCCAAGGATTATCAACTTGATCCAGTCCGCGATTTCCCGATGCATGTCGATTTCCTGCGGGTTGCCAAGGGCGCCGTGCTAACCGTCAATGTTCCGGTGCACTTTCTCAATGAAGAAACCAGCGTTGGGCTCAAAGCTGGCGGTGTGCTGAACGTTGTCCGCCACGAGGTGGAGCTCAACTGTCCTGCAAACGCGATTCCCGAGTTCCTTGAGCTTGACCTCGAAACGGCTGAGCTAGGCGATACGCTGAACATCTCGAACATCACTTTGCCTGACGGTGCCGAACCAACCATCACCGACCGCGATTTCGTGATCGCAACCATTGCTTCGCCGGCTGGCCTGAAGAGCGAGGACGATGACGCTGAAGGCGCCGAAGATGACGGCGCCGAAGCCTCTGAGGATAGCGCTGAAGAGTAA
- the pth gene encoding aminoacyl-tRNA hydrolase translates to MQVIVGLGNPGAQYARNRHNIGFMAVDSIHERHGFSPWRSRFSAETAEGRIGSQKVLLLKPTTFMNLSGQAVGEALRFYKLDPSDVSVVHDELDLDQGRTRIKRGGGHGGHNGLKSLDTHIGKDYRRVRLGIGHPGHKDLVSGYVLKDFPKADEQWVEALCDELARSTDLLIEGKDSDLNSRLNEATVSFRQSTPNDAKVAQKTAAAKGRSHIRQARVPSANTPQSKVPEKGPMADMLRTLFGTKD, encoded by the coding sequence ATGCAGGTAATCGTCGGTCTTGGTAACCCTGGCGCTCAATACGCGCGCAACCGCCACAATATCGGCTTTATGGCAGTCGACTCGATTCATGAGCGTCACGGCTTTTCGCCGTGGCGTTCACGTTTCTCCGCCGAAACCGCCGAAGGGCGGATTGGCAGCCAAAAAGTGCTCCTGCTTAAGCCGACGACTTTTATGAACCTGTCCGGTCAGGCGGTGGGAGAGGCGCTGCGCTTTTACAAGCTCGACCCTTCCGACGTTAGCGTGGTTCACGACGAACTGGACCTCGATCAAGGCCGCACACGCATCAAGCGCGGCGGTGGCCATGGTGGGCACAACGGTCTCAAGAGCCTCGACACACATATTGGCAAGGACTATCGCCGTGTTCGCTTGGGCATTGGTCATCCCGGCCACAAAGATCTTGTGTCAGGCTACGTGCTTAAGGACTTCCCAAAGGCGGACGAACAATGGGTCGAAGCGCTGTGCGACGAGCTCGCGCGATCAACAGACTTACTCATCGAGGGTAAGGATAGCGATCTCAACAGCCGCTTGAACGAGGCGACTGTATCGTTTCGTCAGAGCACGCCGAACGATGCAAAGGTTGCTCAGAAGACTGCCGCAGCGAAAGGGCGCTCGCACATCCGCCAGGCGCGCGTGCCGAGCGCCAACACACCTCAATCGAAGGTCCCTGAAAAAGGGCCCATGGCCGACATGCTGAGAACGCTGTTTGGCACCAAAGACTAA
- the ychF gene encoding redox-regulated ATPase YchF, whose amino-acid sequence MGFKCGIVGLPNVGKSTLFNALTKTAAAQAANYPFCTIEPNTGDVAVPDPRLAEISIIAQSKEVIPTRITFVDIAGLVRGAASGEGLGNQFLANIREVDAIVHVVRCFEDDDITHVDGKIDPLADIETIETELMLADLESLEKRVINTRKKASGKDKEALVVLPIMEAALTMLQQGKPARMVERTPEDEKAFRGLNLLTSKPILYVCNVEEDAAGDGNAYSAKVQDHAAATGARAVVISAAIEAEVAVLPTDEQAEFLETLGLNEAGLDRLIREGYALLGLVTYFTAGPKETRAWTVTTGTKAPQAAGVIHTDFERGFIRAQTIAFDDYISLKGEAAAKEAGKARDEGKEYVVQDGDVLLFKFNT is encoded by the coding sequence ATGGGTTTTAAATGCGGCATCGTTGGCCTGCCCAATGTCGGCAAGTCCACACTGTTTAACGCGCTGACGAAAACCGCTGCGGCGCAGGCGGCAAATTACCCCTTCTGCACCATCGAGCCGAATACTGGCGACGTCGCTGTGCCAGACCCACGGCTCGCGGAGATTTCGATCATCGCGCAGTCAAAAGAAGTGATTCCGACCCGGATAACATTTGTCGATATCGCGGGCCTTGTGCGTGGTGCAGCTTCCGGCGAGGGATTGGGCAACCAGTTTCTCGCCAACATCCGGGAAGTCGATGCCATCGTGCATGTGGTCCGGTGCTTCGAAGATGACGACATCACCCATGTCGATGGAAAGATCGATCCGCTAGCCGACATCGAGACCATCGAAACCGAGCTGATGCTCGCCGATCTCGAAAGCCTCGAAAAGCGTGTGATAAACACACGCAAAAAGGCCTCCGGCAAGGACAAAGAAGCGTTGGTTGTGCTTCCCATCATGGAGGCGGCGCTCACCATGCTTCAACAGGGCAAGCCGGCACGGATGGTCGAACGGACGCCGGAAGATGAGAAAGCGTTTCGCGGCCTGAACCTCCTGACATCCAAGCCGATCCTCTATGTCTGTAATGTTGAGGAAGACGCAGCCGGAGATGGCAACGCATACTCCGCTAAAGTCCAGGACCATGCTGCGGCGACGGGCGCGCGCGCCGTGGTGATCTCAGCAGCCATCGAGGCGGAGGTCGCGGTTCTGCCAACCGATGAACAAGCCGAGTTTTTGGAAACACTGGGGCTTAACGAAGCGGGTCTCGATCGCCTCATTCGGGAGGGATATGCCCTGCTGGGTCTTGTCACCTATTTCACCGCGGGACCCAAGGAGACGCGCGCTTGGACCGTTACCACGGGTACCAAGGCGCCGCAGGCAGCCGGTGTCATCCACACGGATTTTGAGCGTGGCTTCATCCGCGCCCAAACCATTGCCTTCGATGACTATATCTCCCTGAAGGGCGAAGCGGCCGCAAAAGAGGCTGGCAAGGCGCGTGATGAAGGCAAGGAGTATGTCGTCCAAGACGGCGACGTGCTTCTGTTCAAGTTCAACACATGA